One genomic region from Evansella sp. LMS18 encodes:
- a CDS encoding MGMT family protein: MQPFTEEVIHIIRSIPEGRVMTYGQIAAQAGSPQAARQVARILHSMSKKHSLPWHRVVNSSGQAAIKNTEAYEEQIYLLNKEGVITDKNGKLDLATYQWLP; this comes from the coding sequence ATGCAGCCATTTACCGAAGAAGTTATTCATATTATCAGGAGCATACCGGAAGGGCGGGTTATGACATACGGCCAGATTGCTGCCCAGGCAGGAAGCCCCCAGGCAGCCCGTCAGGTTGCCCGGATTCTTCACTCAATGAGTAAAAAACACAGCCTCCCGTGGCACCGTGTCGTAAACTCAAGCGGCCAGGCCGCTATCAAAAATACAGAAGCTTATGAGGAACAAATCTATCTTCTTAATAAAGAAGGTGTTATAACCGACAAGAACGGTAAGTTAGATCTTGCCACATATCAGTGGTTGCCATAG
- a CDS encoding MarR family winged helix-turn-helix transcriptional regulator — protein MKISFQDYISIKIHKTDLLLTSLIKTRLEPFNLAPEQNLIMMLLWEKDGLSQHQLIEPLEKDKTNIARMASNLEKKGFIKRVHCKDDRRSVKLYLTPAGRDLGEQVIPVTEEFNQLVSKGLTEGELRELERILAKVNENVRPEF, from the coding sequence TTGAAAATTTCATTTCAGGATTATATCAGCATTAAAATCCATAAAACAGACCTTCTGCTAACAAGCCTTATTAAAACCAGGCTGGAGCCGTTTAACCTTGCTCCTGAGCAGAACTTAATTATGATGCTTTTATGGGAAAAGGATGGGTTGTCGCAGCATCAGCTCATTGAACCCCTTGAAAAAGATAAAACAAATATTGCCAGGATGGCTTCTAACCTTGAGAAAAAAGGATTCATAAAACGAGTCCACTGCAAAGATGACCGCCGTTCTGTCAAACTGTATCTTACCCCTGCTGGCAGAGATCTTGGAGAGCAAGTAATCCCTGTTACGGAAGAATTCAATCAGTTAGTAAGTAAGGGTTTAACTGAAGGCGAGCTTAGAGAGCTTGAAAGAATTCTTGCGAAAGTAAACGAGAATGTCCGTCCTGAGTTTTAA
- a CDS encoding S8 family serine peptidase, whose translation MKKMLKIPFVVLIVAALIASTFSMAAAESPQGDSSSLKERFIVAFKSEELPANAEEIVNQAGGQVTYEVGEIGVLEAVTDSPIDFIKALNQERDVLGLSPSIDVMLDLPDFDADGEADVSSNSPGPVPVNENIWETGWQWDIEKVTDNFQSHSVHSGTHDVVVGVIDTGFDFGHPDLAPNIIGGPEGSRTFVPGTQDSWDNHGHGTHVAGTIAGNGRMKGVAPDVGLKSYRVFNRGSAQQLWITDAMIAAADDGVDVINMSLGGNRVIGQWFYTDPETGERVRLGNNQAADVVAYKRAVDYAVQRNVTVVAAAGNSAQDMSNPSKVADWMEGNAGPGYEIRGAAWFVPAHLPGVITVSAMGGGFGTEDRLSFFSNYGNGAIDLGAPGGDDPPAGYEGGDTFKFGILSAYPTYFNNNRSQQLFGENGYTWMRGTSMAAPQVAGAAAAYISQVYEETGKKPTPRQVQNRLQQTADSVDKQGYSRFFGHGRVNAHNALTQ comes from the coding sequence ATGAAAAAAATGCTGAAGATTCCTTTCGTGGTACTTATTGTTGCAGCCTTGATTGCTTCCACATTCAGTATGGCAGCGGCAGAAAGTCCCCAGGGTGACTCCAGTTCATTGAAGGAGCGCTTTATCGTCGCCTTCAAGTCTGAGGAACTGCCTGCAAATGCGGAGGAAATTGTGAACCAGGCTGGCGGGCAAGTAACGTATGAAGTTGGGGAGATTGGCGTATTGGAAGCTGTAACTGACAGCCCCATCGACTTCATTAAGGCATTAAATCAGGAAAGGGATGTGTTAGGCCTCTCCCCTTCCATTGATGTAATGCTTGATCTTCCGGACTTTGACGCAGACGGAGAAGCGGATGTTTCTTCTAATAGTCCTGGACCAGTACCAGTTAACGAAAATATCTGGGAAACCGGCTGGCAGTGGGACATTGAGAAAGTAACAGATAATTTCCAGAGTCATAGTGTACATAGCGGTACGCATGACGTAGTAGTTGGTGTAATTGATACAGGATTTGACTTTGGCCATCCTGATCTGGCTCCAAACATTATCGGTGGTCCGGAGGGTTCGCGCACTTTTGTTCCTGGCACTCAGGACTCCTGGGATAACCATGGACATGGGACTCATGTTGCCGGGACGATTGCAGGTAATGGCCGTATGAAAGGTGTTGCCCCTGATGTTGGATTAAAATCTTATCGGGTATTCAACAGAGGAAGTGCTCAGCAGCTGTGGATTACCGACGCTATGATTGCAGCAGCTGATGACGGTGTCGATGTAATTAATATGAGCCTTGGCGGCAACCGAGTTATCGGCCAGTGGTTCTATACCGATCCTGAGACTGGAGAAAGAGTCCGGCTCGGAAATAACCAGGCAGCAGATGTAGTGGCATACAAACGGGCAGTAGATTATGCTGTACAGCGAAATGTTACAGTGGTTGCAGCAGCAGGAAACTCTGCGCAGGATATGAGCAATCCTTCAAAGGTTGCTGACTGGATGGAAGGGAACGCTGGCCCGGGTTATGAAATCCGTGGTGCTGCATGGTTCGTTCCTGCACATCTTCCAGGTGTAATTACCGTTTCTGCTATGGGTGGTGGATTCGGGACAGAAGACCGTTTATCATTCTTCTCCAATTACGGGAACGGGGCAATTGACCTTGGTGCACCAGGTGGAGATGACCCGCCTGCAGGATACGAAGGCGGAGATACTTTTAAATTTGGTATCCTCAGTGCTTACCCTACTTACTTTAACAACAATCGCAGCCAGCAGCTTTTTGGTGAAAACGGTTATACATGGATGCGAGGAACTTCCATGGCTGCTCCTCAAGTAGCAGGAGCTGCTGCCGCATATATTTCTCAAGTTTATGAGGAAACCGGCAAAAAACCAACACCTCGCCAGGTACAAAACCGACTGCAGCAGACCGCAGACAGTGTGGATAAGCAAGGTTACAGTAGATTTTTCGGGCATGGACGTGTAAATGCCCATAATGCGCTGACCCAGTAG
- a CDS encoding NCS2 family permease codes for MKNFFRFEERGTNYRKEFIAGLTTFLSMAYILALNPMILGEAGMDSGAVFTATALAAIVGTLLMALLANFPIGLAPSLGLNSFFTYSVVIGMGVPWETALAGVLVSGIIMIIITLLKIREKIINIIPADLKYATAAGIGFFIAFIGLRNAEIVVGSPATFVELGSLTGPALLAAAGFVITAVLMVRGVRGGIFYGMALTALIGVIVGLIDTPSAIVSGIPSMAPTFGVAIQELPNIFTLELLVVIFTFLFVDFFDTAGTLIAVSTQAGLIKNNKIPNAGRALFADSSATVAGAVFGTSTTTSLIESSSGIAAGGRTGFTGIVISGFFFLALFFSPLLEVVTAHVTAPALIIVGVLMASQVRLVKWSDIAIAIPAFVTIIMMPLSFSVATGIALGFILYPVMMAAMKKHREVHPVMYGLAVVFLGYIAYIA; via the coding sequence ATGAAAAACTTTTTCCGGTTTGAAGAACGTGGTACAAACTACCGAAAAGAATTTATTGCCGGGTTAACTACATTTCTGTCCATGGCTTATATACTGGCGTTAAACCCTATGATCCTTGGAGAAGCAGGGATGGATTCAGGGGCAGTGTTCACAGCTACTGCCCTTGCGGCGATCGTAGGAACGCTGCTCATGGCGCTGCTCGCGAATTTCCCTATTGGGCTTGCTCCCAGTCTTGGCCTGAACTCATTTTTTACTTATTCTGTCGTGATCGGTATGGGAGTACCTTGGGAAACTGCTCTTGCCGGAGTTCTCGTGTCCGGTATTATCATGATTATAATTACATTATTAAAAATCAGGGAGAAAATCATTAATATTATTCCTGCTGATTTAAAGTACGCAACTGCTGCCGGAATTGGATTTTTTATCGCTTTTATCGGTCTTAGAAATGCGGAGATTGTGGTGGGAAGCCCCGCTACTTTCGTGGAATTAGGCAGCCTGACTGGTCCAGCCTTACTGGCTGCTGCCGGGTTTGTCATCACCGCGGTTCTAATGGTAAGAGGCGTTAGAGGGGGAATTTTTTACGGAATGGCCCTTACTGCCTTAATCGGTGTAATTGTAGGTCTGATAGATACACCTTCAGCCATAGTAAGCGGAATTCCGAGTATGGCCCCTACATTTGGAGTGGCGATTCAGGAACTGCCAAATATTTTCACACTGGAGCTCCTTGTCGTTATTTTCACTTTCCTTTTTGTAGACTTCTTTGATACGGCAGGAACACTTATAGCGGTATCAACCCAGGCAGGGTTAATTAAAAATAATAAAATCCCTAATGCAGGCAGAGCGCTTTTTGCTGACTCATCTGCAACCGTCGCAGGAGCGGTCTTTGGAACCTCCACTACCACATCATTAATCGAGTCTTCTTCAGGGATTGCTGCAGGAGGAAGAACAGGATTTACGGGGATTGTGATTTCAGGATTTTTCTTCCTTGCTCTGTTTTTCTCGCCGCTTCTTGAAGTTGTCACGGCTCACGTAACTGCACCGGCGCTAATTATTGTTGGTGTACTGATGGCTTCCCAGGTACGTCTTGTTAAGTGGAGCGATATTGCAATAGCGATACCTGCATTTGTGACTATCATCATGATGCCCCTCAGTTTCAGTGTTGCGACTGGAATTGCGCTCGGTTTTATACTGTACCCTGTCATGATGGCCGCCATGAAAAAGCACAGGGAAGTACATCCCGTTATGTACGGACTTGCAGTTGTTTTTCTCGGATACATTGCTTATATTGCTTAG
- a CDS encoding GNAT family N-acetyltransferase, translating to MQNITFENIHVSGKVIFENDFFRQVHFEEMLNQYDSNFIEFKRMPTLEQFQEKADYLREFHDKYGQEHIRFYFPPNEKPSGDLQQYMEDAGFQTGFLELYAIEPSEFKGKDTPDIEVKEVSKEDLHIYLQLQYEEDLSYGVNYAESKREFNRKQFDNPALQQILAFYKGEPAGYTDIIVGETTVEIDNLAVIDKLQKKGAGSKIQRFVMEAFPDKTVILVADGDDTAKEMYKKQNYQYLGFRYDTLKLFPNKENGKEYEPGTLKI from the coding sequence TTGCAGAATATAACATTCGAAAATATTCACGTGTCAGGTAAGGTCATTTTTGAAAATGATTTTTTCAGGCAGGTTCATTTTGAAGAAATGCTTAACCAATATGACAGTAATTTTATTGAGTTTAAAAGAATGCCAACCCTGGAACAATTTCAGGAAAAAGCGGATTATTTAAGAGAATTCCATGATAAATACGGCCAGGAACATATCCGGTTTTATTTTCCTCCAAATGAAAAGCCCTCCGGTGACCTGCAACAGTACATGGAAGATGCAGGCTTTCAAACTGGATTTCTTGAATTGTATGCCATAGAGCCTTCCGAGTTTAAGGGTAAGGATACTCCGGACATAGAAGTGAAAGAGGTTAGTAAAGAGGATTTACATATTTATTTACAGCTCCAGTATGAGGAAGATTTATCATACGGGGTGAACTATGCTGAAAGTAAGCGGGAATTTAACCGGAAACAGTTTGATAACCCGGCTCTGCAGCAGATTCTGGCTTTTTATAAGGGGGAACCTGCCGGCTATACCGACATAATAGTAGGGGAAACAACAGTGGAAATTGATAATCTCGCTGTAATCGATAAGCTGCAGAAAAAGGGAGCAGGCAGCAAAATTCAAAGGTTTGTTATGGAGGCATTTCCGGATAAAACAGTAATATTGGTAGCTGATGGCGATGATACTGCGAAAGAAATGTATAAGAAGCAAAACTATCAGTATCTTGGATTCCGATACGACACCTTGAAGCTTTTCCCAAACAAGGAGAATGGTAAAGAATATGAACCTGGAACTTTAAAAATATAA
- a CDS encoding FMN-dependent NADH-azoreductase — MANVLFIKANNRPVEQSVSVKLYQSFVDSYKETHPEDTITELDLFEENLPYYDNEKITAMFKLSKGMELTAEEEKSAGMVNKYLNQFLEADKVVFAFPLWNFTVPAVLHTYMDYLAQAGKTFRYTEEGPVGLLNDKKVLLLSARGGVYSEGPAAAAEMCVNYVSTMLGFWGVQDITKVIVEGHNQFPDQAENIINEGVEKAASEAVNF, encoded by the coding sequence ATGGCAAACGTATTATTTATTAAAGCAAACAACAGACCGGTTGAGCAATCAGTCAGTGTTAAACTATATCAGTCTTTCGTGGACAGCTATAAAGAAACACACCCGGAAGATACTATTACTGAACTTGATTTATTTGAGGAAAACCTTCCTTATTATGATAACGAAAAGATCACTGCTATGTTCAAACTTTCTAAAGGAATGGAACTGACTGCTGAAGAAGAAAAATCAGCAGGGATGGTTAATAAATACCTGAACCAGTTTCTTGAAGCTGACAAAGTAGTCTTTGCCTTCCCACTCTGGAACTTCACTGTACCTGCAGTACTCCACACATATATGGATTATCTTGCACAAGCAGGTAAAACGTTCCGTTACACTGAAGAAGGCCCGGTTGGCTTACTGAACGACAAAAAAGTATTGCTTCTGAGCGCACGCGGCGGCGTTTATTCAGAAGGCCCTGCGGCTGCGGCAGAAATGTGCGTTAACTATGTAAGCACAATGCTTGGTTTCTGGGGTGTTCAGGATATTACAAAAGTGATTGTTGAAGGACATAACCAGTTCCCTGATCAAGCGGAAAACATCATAAATGAAGGTGTAGAAAAAGCAGCTTCTGAAGCGGTTAACTTTTAA